Proteins encoded together in one Cryptomeria japonica unplaced genomic scaffold, Sugi_1.0 HiC_scaffold_610, whole genome shotgun sequence window:
- the LOC131048745 gene encoding pathogenesis-related protein PR-4-like, producing the protein MASKVVMWIALCFFLASILCVNGETLTTSTPYDSAGRNYDLDGLFCATIDSNQTLEFRSEYLWTAYCDQAGQPMELSLCGTCIQVTNDSTDQNVIVRIVDECKNGGLVLETDAFNAIDKDGKGKHYGHMFTTYKFVGC; encoded by the exons ATGGCTTCCAAGGTTGTGATGTGGATTGCTCTATGCTTCTTTTTGGCTTCCATACTGTGTGTTAATGGCGAGACATTGACCACGTCCACTCCGTATGATTCTGCTGGTCGTAATTACGACCTTGATGGCCTATTTTGCGCTACAATTGACTCTAATCAGACATTAGAGTTTCGCAGTGAATACCTTTGGACTGCGTATTGTGACCAAGCCGGCCAGCCCATGGAACTTTCCCTCTGCGGCACCTGCATCCAA GTGACAAATGATTCGACGGATCAAAATGTGATCGTACGAATTGTGGACGAGTGCAAAAATGGAGGACTGGTTTTAGAAACTGATGCTTTTAATGCCATTGATAAGGATGGGAAAGGAAAGCATTACGGTCATATGTTTACTACCTACAAGTTCGTGGGGTGTTAG